The genomic stretch AGCCGCTTTGCACGGCGACGTCTGCCCATGAAAGGTCTCCCGTTCGCATGCGTGCACGCGCCTCGACTAACGATAGTTCGACCCGGTTCACGCGGCGCAGTCGGCGTAGCGGTTGCCCTGTCCAGGCCTTGATGCGCCGCTCGATGTTGCGGGCACTTTGGCCCCAGGCCACTGCAACCGCCCGTGCACTCAAGGCCCGCACCCAATCGCCGAGCGCGCTCGCGTGCGTCTCGCCGTTGGCATGAACCGCCTGCCAACGCGGTTCGAGAAACCGCTCGATCAGCGCCACGCGCGCGTCGTCATCGGCCGCGCTCAGAACCTGCTGCGACAAGGCCAACCACGGTGCGTCGAGCACGTCGGCCAGCGGGGCGAAGCGGTCGACATAGTCCGAAACCTTGAGGCCGGTGAGCGCGTGCAAGGCCTGGGGATACAGCACCAGCGTGAACCCGGACATCGGACCCGCGTGGCGGACCCCCACGGGATGGGACCTCGGTCCGCCAAACAGTTCTCGCGCCAGCGTGTGGCCCGCCCAAACGTCCGACGCCGGCTCGATCAACTCGGGCTCGTCCTGGATGAACCAGGTGATGCTGCAATAGGTGTGGGCGGGAAAGCGATTGATGCGCTGCGCAGGCGGCAACAGCGGGCAATCCAAAGTGCTGCGCGTGATGTACGCGCGCACACACGAGGCCAACGGCACACACGGCACGAGCCAGCGCGCGGTCGGTGCCGCGGCGAGCGGACGGTGGGCCATGGCGGGGTTCCGTGACAGCGGGAGCCTTCATCGTACCGGAACGACATGCCATGTTGACCTTGCCGCCGTTTTGTCGGAAATGTTCAAGACCTTGCACGTGATGCCGCGCACAGTGGTCCTCACCCCGCGAGGCGCTGCCGCCCGCATTGGACACTCCTCATGACAAGACCTTGGACGTATCGCGATATTCCCGACCTGACCGGCAAGTTGGCGCTGGTCACAGGCGCCAACAGTGGCTTGGGCCTGCACACCACACGCGGGCTCGCCGCACGTGGCGCCACGGTGGTGATGGCCTGCCGCGACGCGGCGAAAGCGCAGGCCGCGATGCAACAGATCTGCGCAGAGGTCCCCGGTGCACAGCTGGAGATGTTGGCCCTCGATCTGGCCGATCTGGCCTCGGTACGTCGCTGCGCTGACAGCGTGATCCAGCGGCATGATCGCCTCGATCTGTTGTGCAACAACGCCGGCGTCATGGCGCTGCCCCGGCGTGTGACCTGCGATGGCTTCGAGATGCAGGTTGGCACCAACCATCTGGGTCACTTCGCGTTGACGGGGCTGTTGCTGCCGCTGCTGAAACGATCTCCCGCCGCACGCGTCGTGACCGTCAGCAGTCTGGCTTACCTGATCGGGCGCATCCGCTTCGATGATTTCGGTGGGGCGCGGTTCTACGCCAAGTGGCCGGCCTATGCGCAAAGCAAGCTCGCCAATCTGATGTTCGCCCTCGAGCTCGCCCGGCGCCTGCCAGGGTCGAGCGGCAACGTCATCAGCACAGCCGCCCACCCGGGCTATGCGGCCACTCATCTGCAAATGGTCGGGCCGCAAATGGAGAACTCGGCCGTGGGCAAGCTGCTGATGACACTCAGCAACGCCTTGTTTGCGCAGCCCGCGGAGATGGGTGCCTTGCCGACGCTCTTTGCAGCGACGGCGCCAGGCGTGGGCAACGGCGCGTTCTTCGGCCCCAACGGTTTTCTTCGCCTCAGGGGCGCACCCACGAGCAACCCACCGAGCCGGCGTGCCCGGGACCCCGCGGTGGCCGAACGCCTTTGGACCCTGTCGGAGCGTTTGACGGGGGTGTCGTATCTGTCTGCCTGAACATCGACCGCGAGACCGGAATGTGGATTGTCACTTCCGGCCGGCATTTATCCGACGCGCCTCGACACGGTGTCGGCGAAGCTGTCTGAGCCAGACCGACAGGTGTTGCCGGGTTCAAGTGCGTTCGAACGGACGCAGACCAGGTCTCCGTTGTCACGGGAATGTACGGTTCAGTGAGCTTCTCGCTGAACGAGAAGGGCAACCGCCCCGACTTGCCATGCTCCCGTTCCGCTTTGGCCCTCTCGAGGGCTTGCTCATGGGGCATCTTCATCATCATCACGCCATGCGCGCGCCGAACAGCTTGCAGACACCCCCGGCTTTGCCTCGCGCACCCGAAGATCGCACCGCCTCAATCGGCCAGCTCGTCGAGGATCGGGCAGTCCGGGCGGTGGTCGCCCTGGCAGCAGGCGGCCAGGCGCTCCAGCGTGCGCTTCATCGCGTCCATTTCTTTCATACGCCGGTCGAGATCGGCGACGTGCGCCAAAGCGATGCGCTTGACGTTGGCGCTGGCGCGTCGCCGGTCTTGCCACAGCTTGAGCAACTCGGCGATCTCCGCCATGCTGAAGCCAAGATCCCGGGCGCGGCGGATGAAGCGCAGCGTGTGCACCTCCTTGTCGGTGTACTGCCGGTAGCCAGCGTCGGTGCGCCCGACCTTGGGCAACAGGCCCAGCGATTCGTAGTGCCGCACCATCTTGGCGGACACCCCCGAGCGGCTGGCCGCCTCGCCGATGTTGAACGGCCCCGAGGGCAAGGACACCTCGTTCATTGTTCGCTTCCTTTCCAGCGCCGCAACATCAGCGCATTGGTGACCACGCTCACGCTGCTGAAAGCCATCGCAGCGCCGGCGATGACGGGACTGAGCAGGCCGAAGGCCGCCAGCGGGATGCCGACCACGTTGTAGACAAAGGCCCAGAACAGGTTCTGGCGGATCTTGGCGTAACTGCGCCGTGAGATGTCGATCGCGTCGGCGACCAGCGCCGGGTTGCCGCGCATCAGCGTGACGCCCGCGGCGTGCATCGCCACGTCCGTGCCGGTCGACATCGCAATGCCGACATCGGCCGCGGCCAGTGCCGGGGCGTCGTTGATGCCGTCGCCCACCATGGCGACGCGCTGTCCGCCCTGCTTCAGGCGGGCCACGATGTTGGCCTTGTCCTCCGGCAGCACCTCTGCCTCGATCCGGTCGATGCCCAACTGCTCGCCGGCCACGCGCGCGCTGCCGTGGTTG from Caldimonas brevitalea encodes the following:
- a CDS encoding oxidoreductase, whose product is MTRPWTYRDIPDLTGKLALVTGANSGLGLHTTRGLAARGATVVMACRDAAKAQAAMQQICAEVPGAQLEMLALDLADLASVRRCADSVIQRHDRLDLLCNNAGVMALPRRVTCDGFEMQVGTNHLGHFALTGLLLPLLKRSPAARVVTVSSLAYLIGRIRFDDFGGARFYAKWPAYAQSKLANLMFALELARRLPGSSGNVISTAAHPGYAATHLQMVGPQMENSAVGKLLMTLSNALFAQPAEMGALPTLFAATAPGVGNGAFFGPNGFLRLRGAPTSNPPSRRARDPAVAERLWTLSERLTGVSYLSA
- the cueR gene encoding Cu(I)-responsive transcriptional regulator, with translation MNEVSLPSGPFNIGEAASRSGVSAKMVRHYESLGLLPKVGRTDAGYRQYTDKEVHTLRFIRRARDLGFSMAEIAELLKLWQDRRRASANVKRIALAHVADLDRRMKEMDAMKRTLERLAACCQGDHRPDCPILDELAD
- a CDS encoding helix-turn-helix domain-containing protein: MAHRPLAAAPTARWLVPCVPLASCVRAYITRSTLDCPLLPPAQRINRFPAHTYCSITWFIQDEPELIEPASDVWAGHTLARELFGGPRSHPVGVRHAGPMSGFTLVLYPQALHALTGLKVSDYVDRFAPLADVLDAPWLALSQQVLSAADDDARVALIERFLEPRWQAVHANGETHASALGDWVRALSARAVAVAWGQSARNIERRIKAWTGQPLRRLRRVNRVELSLVEARARMRTGDLSWADVAVQSGYADQAHLCRDMRELTGHSPTELARKVEEDESFWAYRIWS